The following are encoded in a window of Eriocheir sinensis breed Jianghai 21 chromosome 35, ASM2467909v1, whole genome shotgun sequence genomic DNA:
- the LOC127007245 gene encoding serine/arginine repetitive matrix protein 1-like isoform X3, with protein sequence MADAGFFRGTSAEQDNRFSNKDKKLMKEMKFAESLAKKVDMTKVRLEVVKPWVTEKITAILGMEDDVVIEYVFNQLEAEKNPDPRKMQIMLTGFLNGKNARIFMGELWDLLLSAQASPSGIPKQFLDQKKEELKKKMEEEERLQKIQEARRERDKEKEKEKERDRDRDKERDKDRKERRSRSRDKSSRSSRRDRSRSPRSKDDKKDPKKESSSRWDKKDDGSKPKEEKKETNGDASSKEKSSVGKSPKHEGSPKPDAAVAAAATTGAAKQEKTEPPAKKERNDRSERGHSRDRKSSRRSDRSPRGRSPRKDDDRRRRSSPRKRSPSPRKHSPAHRKRSPSPRKRSPIERKPSPGPRKRSPPPRKRSSTPHKRSGSPRKRSPSPRPKPRRRPSRSPSSNSESSSASRSLSRTPPRNKEDDFEIHRKEDSVLKKRQYRSNRDPSSSEDEGPARNAGGDHRGGGGSPRRSSPRFARRSISPRRGRRSPSPRYRRRSPSPRRHSPSPPRFHRRSISPRPRRSMSPKGSPRMRRSPSPRGRMSPPMRRGRSPSPRGRRSTSLRGRRSPSPRGRRSLSPRGRQSINSRNRRSPSPRGRRSASPRRRPLSPPQSDDSDSGDARPDRRPSKRRSRSMADSTSPRQRRRLDSGSADGSAEEEEEDDDGSSSRESSPVEKKKKKKKKKHKKKESSSDSDLSEAEEKKKKKKDKKKKHKKHKKQKKHKKHRHEESESESEESVGGEELERKLREKALLSMKRQERSSAASDSD encoded by the exons ATGGCCGACGCAGGGTTCTTCCGC GGGACGTCTGCTGAGCAGGACAACCGCTTCAGCAACAAGGACAAAAAGCTCATGAAGGAGATGAAGTTTGCTGAGAGCTTGGCTAAAAAA GTTGACATGACAAAGGTGCGCCTTGAAGTGGTGAAGCCTTGGGTCACTGAGAAGATCACTGCCATCCTGGGCATGGAGGATGACGTGGTGATTGAATATGTCTTCAATCAGCTGGAGGCCGAGAAG AATCCAGACCCTCGGAAGATGCAGATCATGCTTACGGGGTTCCTTAATGGTAAGAACGCAAGGATCTTCATGGGAGAGTTGTGGGACCTGCTTCTCTCTGCTCAGGCCAGTCCATCAGGGATTCCTAAACAGTTCCTTGACCAGAAGAAGGAAGagctgaaaaagaaaatg gaggaggaagagagactacAAAAGATCCAAGAAGCGAGGCGAGagcgagataaagagaaggagaaagagaaagagcgagacaGAGATCGAGACAAAGAGCGGGacaaagataggaaagaaag gAGGAGCCGCAGCAGAGACAAGTCTTCCCGCAGCTCTCGTCGTGACCGTTCACGCTCCCCTCGCTCCAAGGACGACAAGAAGGACCCTAAGAAAGAGTCATCTAG CAGATGGGACAAGAAGGATGATGGAAGCAAGcctaaggaagagaagaaggagaccaATGGAGATGCATCCTCCAAAGAGAAATCCTCTGTTGGCAAGTCACCAAAGCATGAGGGCTCCCCAAAACCAGACGCAGccgtggcagcagcagcaacaacaggagCGGCGAAGCAGGAGAAAACAGAGCCTCCAGCGAAAAAGGAGCGCAATGATCGGAGTGAGAGGGGCCACTCAAGGGACAGGAAGAGCAGCAGGAGATCTGACAG gtCACCAAGAGGTCGATCCCCAAGAAAGGATGATGATCGCAGACGCAGGAGCTCTCCTCGGAAGCGGTCCCCAAGCCCAAGGAAACACTCTCCAGCCCACCGCAAGAGATCCCCCAGCCCCCGCAAGCGGTCCCCTATCGAGCGCAAACCCTCCCCCGGCCCTCGCAAGCGCTCCCCACCACCACGCAAGCGCTCCTCCACCCCACACAAAAGGTCAGGAAGCCCCAGGAAGCGTTCACCTTCTCCCAGGCCCAAACCCCGAAGACGTCCCTCGCGATCCCCAAGTTCCAACTCAGAGTCTTCCAG TGCATCGAGGTCATTAAGCCGGACACCACCAAGGAATAAGGAAGATGACTTCGAAATTCATCGTAAAGAAGATTCTGTCCTCAAGAAGAGACAGTACAGGTCAAACAGAGATCCCTCAAGTTCTGAAGATGAG GGCCCAGCACGCAATGCTGGCGGGGATCATCGGGGAGGGGGAGGCTCCCCTCGCCGATCCTCACCTCGCTTTGCTCGGCGGTCCATCTCCCCTCGCCGGGGCAGAAGGAGTCCATCTCCTCGTTACCGACGCAG GTCTCCGAGTCCACGCCGCCACAGCCCCAGCCCCCCAAGATTCCACCGGAGGTCCATCAGTCCCCGTCCCAGGCGGTCAATGAGTCCCAAGGGCAGCCCCAGGATGCGGCGGTCACCTAGCCCTCGGGGCAGGATGTCCCCACCCATGAGGAGGGGCCGCTCCCCCAGCCCCAGAGGACGAAGGTCAACCAGCCTAAGAGGGCGAAGGTCACCAAGTCCTAGGGGCCGGAGGTCATTAAGCCCAAGGGGTCGGCAGTCAATCAACTCCAGAAACCGCAGGTCACCAAGTCCTAGAGGAAGAAGGTCAGCAAGTCCAAGGCGGAGGCCCTTGTCGCCCCCACAGAG TGATGACTCAGACTCGGGCGATGCCAGGCCGGACCGCAGGCCATCCAAACGGAGGTCTCGCTCGATGGCTGACTCCACGTCCCCAAGGCAGAGGAGGCGATTGGACTCAGGCTCAGCTGATGGCTCtgctgaggaagaagaggaggatgatgacGGCTCCTCCAGCAGAGAGTCATCACCtgttgagaagaagaagaagaaaaagaagaagaagcataagaagaaggagagtagCTCAGATTCTGAT ctctcagaggcagaagaaaagaagaagaaaaagaaagacaagaagaagaagcacaagaaacacaaaaaacaaaagaaacacaagaagCACAGACATGAG GAGTCTGAGAGTGAGTCAGAGGAAAGCGTCGGAGGGGAGGAGCTGGAGCGCAAGCTAAGAGAGAAGGCGCTGCTCTCCATGAAGCGCCAGGAGCGGTCCTCAGCGGCCTCAGATTCAGACTAA
- the LOC127007245 gene encoding serine/arginine repetitive matrix protein 1-like isoform X1, producing the protein MADAGFFRGTSAEQDNRFSNKDKKLMKEMKFAESLAKKVDMTKVRLEVVKPWVTEKITAILGMEDDVVIEYVFNQLEAEKNPDPRKMQIMLTGFLNGKNARIFMGELWDLLLSAQASPSGIPKQFLDQKKEELKKKMEEEERLQKIQEARRERDKEKEKEKERDRDRDKERDKDRKERRSRSRDKSSRSSRRDRSRSPRSKDDKKDPKKESSSRWDKKDDGSKPKEEKKETNGDASSKEKSSVGKSPKHEGSPKPDAAVAAAATTGAAKQEKTEPPAKKERNDRSERGHSRDRKSSRRSDRSPRGRSPRKDDDRRRRSSPRKRSPSPRKHSPAHRKRSPSPRKRSPIERKPSPGPRKRSPPPRKRSSTPHKRSGSPRKRSPSPRPKPRRRPSRSPSSNSESSSASRSLSRTPPRNKEDDFEIHRKEDSVLKKRQYRSNRDPSSSEDEGPARNAGGDHRGGGGSPRRSSPRFARRSISPRRGRRSPSPRYRRRSPSPRRHSPSPPRFHRRSISPRPRRSMSPKGSPRMRRSPSPRGRMSPPMRRGRSPSPRGRRSTSLRGRRSPSPRGRRSLSPRGRQSINSRNRRSPSPRGRRSASPRRRPLSPPQRYRTSRSRSPVRKKHRSSSRSPRRGGGPVAPLPATTKKHNINNASRLMQLANYSADTIKEVQYKLTRNDDSDSGDARPDRRPSKRRSRSMADSTSPRQRRRLDSGSADGSAEEEEEDDDGSSSRESSPVEKKKKKKKKKHKKKESSSDSDLSEAEEKKKKKKDKKKKHKKHKKQKKHKKHRHEESESESEESVGGEELERKLREKALLSMKRQERSSAASDSD; encoded by the exons ATGGCCGACGCAGGGTTCTTCCGC GGGACGTCTGCTGAGCAGGACAACCGCTTCAGCAACAAGGACAAAAAGCTCATGAAGGAGATGAAGTTTGCTGAGAGCTTGGCTAAAAAA GTTGACATGACAAAGGTGCGCCTTGAAGTGGTGAAGCCTTGGGTCACTGAGAAGATCACTGCCATCCTGGGCATGGAGGATGACGTGGTGATTGAATATGTCTTCAATCAGCTGGAGGCCGAGAAG AATCCAGACCCTCGGAAGATGCAGATCATGCTTACGGGGTTCCTTAATGGTAAGAACGCAAGGATCTTCATGGGAGAGTTGTGGGACCTGCTTCTCTCTGCTCAGGCCAGTCCATCAGGGATTCCTAAACAGTTCCTTGACCAGAAGAAGGAAGagctgaaaaagaaaatg gaggaggaagagagactacAAAAGATCCAAGAAGCGAGGCGAGagcgagataaagagaaggagaaagagaaagagcgagacaGAGATCGAGACAAAGAGCGGGacaaagataggaaagaaag gAGGAGCCGCAGCAGAGACAAGTCTTCCCGCAGCTCTCGTCGTGACCGTTCACGCTCCCCTCGCTCCAAGGACGACAAGAAGGACCCTAAGAAAGAGTCATCTAG CAGATGGGACAAGAAGGATGATGGAAGCAAGcctaaggaagagaagaaggagaccaATGGAGATGCATCCTCCAAAGAGAAATCCTCTGTTGGCAAGTCACCAAAGCATGAGGGCTCCCCAAAACCAGACGCAGccgtggcagcagcagcaacaacaggagCGGCGAAGCAGGAGAAAACAGAGCCTCCAGCGAAAAAGGAGCGCAATGATCGGAGTGAGAGGGGCCACTCAAGGGACAGGAAGAGCAGCAGGAGATCTGACAG gtCACCAAGAGGTCGATCCCCAAGAAAGGATGATGATCGCAGACGCAGGAGCTCTCCTCGGAAGCGGTCCCCAAGCCCAAGGAAACACTCTCCAGCCCACCGCAAGAGATCCCCCAGCCCCCGCAAGCGGTCCCCTATCGAGCGCAAACCCTCCCCCGGCCCTCGCAAGCGCTCCCCACCACCACGCAAGCGCTCCTCCACCCCACACAAAAGGTCAGGAAGCCCCAGGAAGCGTTCACCTTCTCCCAGGCCCAAACCCCGAAGACGTCCCTCGCGATCCCCAAGTTCCAACTCAGAGTCTTCCAG TGCATCGAGGTCATTAAGCCGGACACCACCAAGGAATAAGGAAGATGACTTCGAAATTCATCGTAAAGAAGATTCTGTCCTCAAGAAGAGACAGTACAGGTCAAACAGAGATCCCTCAAGTTCTGAAGATGAG GGCCCAGCACGCAATGCTGGCGGGGATCATCGGGGAGGGGGAGGCTCCCCTCGCCGATCCTCACCTCGCTTTGCTCGGCGGTCCATCTCCCCTCGCCGGGGCAGAAGGAGTCCATCTCCTCGTTACCGACGCAG GTCTCCGAGTCCACGCCGCCACAGCCCCAGCCCCCCAAGATTCCACCGGAGGTCCATCAGTCCCCGTCCCAGGCGGTCAATGAGTCCCAAGGGCAGCCCCAGGATGCGGCGGTCACCTAGCCCTCGGGGCAGGATGTCCCCACCCATGAGGAGGGGCCGCTCCCCCAGCCCCAGAGGACGAAGGTCAACCAGCCTAAGAGGGCGAAGGTCACCAAGTCCTAGGGGCCGGAGGTCATTAAGCCCAAGGGGTCGGCAGTCAATCAACTCCAGAAACCGCAGGTCACCAAGTCCTAGAGGAAGAAGGTCAGCAAGTCCAAGGCGGAGGCCCTTGTCGCCCCCACAGAG GTACCGTACCTCTCGTTCACGGTCACCAGTTCGCAAGAAGCACCGCAGTTCCTCTAGGTCcccgcgaagaggaggaggccctGTGGCGCCCCTCCCAGCCACCACCaagaaacacaacatcaataaTGCAAGTCGCCTAATGCAGCTTGCCAACTACTCAGCAGACACAATAAAGGAAGTCCAGTACAAGCTGACCAGGAA TGATGACTCAGACTCGGGCGATGCCAGGCCGGACCGCAGGCCATCCAAACGGAGGTCTCGCTCGATGGCTGACTCCACGTCCCCAAGGCAGAGGAGGCGATTGGACTCAGGCTCAGCTGATGGCTCtgctgaggaagaagaggaggatgatgacGGCTCCTCCAGCAGAGAGTCATCACCtgttgagaagaagaagaagaaaaagaagaagaagcataagaagaaggagagtagCTCAGATTCTGAT ctctcagaggcagaagaaaagaagaagaaaaagaaagacaagaagaagaagcacaagaaacacaaaaaacaaaagaaacacaagaagCACAGACATGAG GAGTCTGAGAGTGAGTCAGAGGAAAGCGTCGGAGGGGAGGAGCTGGAGCGCAAGCTAAGAGAGAAGGCGCTGCTCTCCATGAAGCGCCAGGAGCGGTCCTCAGCGGCCTCAGATTCAGACTAA
- the LOC127007245 gene encoding serine/arginine repetitive matrix protein 1-like isoform X2 has translation MADAGFFRGTSAEQDNRFSNKDKKLMKEMKFAESLAKKVDMTKVRLEVVKPWVTEKITAILGMEDDVVIEYVFNQLEAEKNPDPRKMQIMLTGFLNGKNARIFMGELWDLLLSAQASPSGIPKQFLDQKKEELKKKMEEEERLQKIQEARRERDKEKEKEKERDRDRDKERDKDRKERRSRSRDKSSRSSRRDRSRSPRSKDDKKDPKKESSRWDKKDDGSKPKEEKKETNGDASSKEKSSVGKSPKHEGSPKPDAAVAAAATTGAAKQEKTEPPAKKERNDRSERGHSRDRKSSRRSDRSPRGRSPRKDDDRRRRSSPRKRSPSPRKHSPAHRKRSPSPRKRSPIERKPSPGPRKRSPPPRKRSSTPHKRSGSPRKRSPSPRPKPRRRPSRSPSSNSESSSASRSLSRTPPRNKEDDFEIHRKEDSVLKKRQYRSNRDPSSSEDEGPARNAGGDHRGGGGSPRRSSPRFARRSISPRRGRRSPSPRYRRRSPSPRRHSPSPPRFHRRSISPRPRRSMSPKGSPRMRRSPSPRGRMSPPMRRGRSPSPRGRRSTSLRGRRSPSPRGRRSLSPRGRQSINSRNRRSPSPRGRRSASPRRRPLSPPQRYRTSRSRSPVRKKHRSSSRSPRRGGGPVAPLPATTKKHNINNASRLMQLANYSADTIKEVQYKLTRNDDSDSGDARPDRRPSKRRSRSMADSTSPRQRRRLDSGSADGSAEEEEEDDDGSSSRESSPVEKKKKKKKKKHKKKESSSDSDLSEAEEKKKKKKDKKKKHKKHKKQKKHKKHRHEESESESEESVGGEELERKLREKALLSMKRQERSSAASDSD, from the exons ATGGCCGACGCAGGGTTCTTCCGC GGGACGTCTGCTGAGCAGGACAACCGCTTCAGCAACAAGGACAAAAAGCTCATGAAGGAGATGAAGTTTGCTGAGAGCTTGGCTAAAAAA GTTGACATGACAAAGGTGCGCCTTGAAGTGGTGAAGCCTTGGGTCACTGAGAAGATCACTGCCATCCTGGGCATGGAGGATGACGTGGTGATTGAATATGTCTTCAATCAGCTGGAGGCCGAGAAG AATCCAGACCCTCGGAAGATGCAGATCATGCTTACGGGGTTCCTTAATGGTAAGAACGCAAGGATCTTCATGGGAGAGTTGTGGGACCTGCTTCTCTCTGCTCAGGCCAGTCCATCAGGGATTCCTAAACAGTTCCTTGACCAGAAGAAGGAAGagctgaaaaagaaaatg gaggaggaagagagactacAAAAGATCCAAGAAGCGAGGCGAGagcgagataaagagaaggagaaagagaaagagcgagacaGAGATCGAGACAAAGAGCGGGacaaagataggaaagaaag gAGGAGCCGCAGCAGAGACAAGTCTTCCCGCAGCTCTCGTCGTGACCGTTCACGCTCCCCTCGCTCCAAGGACGACAAGAAGGACCCTAAGAAAGAGTCATCTAG ATGGGACAAGAAGGATGATGGAAGCAAGcctaaggaagagaagaaggagaccaATGGAGATGCATCCTCCAAAGAGAAATCCTCTGTTGGCAAGTCACCAAAGCATGAGGGCTCCCCAAAACCAGACGCAGccgtggcagcagcagcaacaacaggagCGGCGAAGCAGGAGAAAACAGAGCCTCCAGCGAAAAAGGAGCGCAATGATCGGAGTGAGAGGGGCCACTCAAGGGACAGGAAGAGCAGCAGGAGATCTGACAG gtCACCAAGAGGTCGATCCCCAAGAAAGGATGATGATCGCAGACGCAGGAGCTCTCCTCGGAAGCGGTCCCCAAGCCCAAGGAAACACTCTCCAGCCCACCGCAAGAGATCCCCCAGCCCCCGCAAGCGGTCCCCTATCGAGCGCAAACCCTCCCCCGGCCCTCGCAAGCGCTCCCCACCACCACGCAAGCGCTCCTCCACCCCACACAAAAGGTCAGGAAGCCCCAGGAAGCGTTCACCTTCTCCCAGGCCCAAACCCCGAAGACGTCCCTCGCGATCCCCAAGTTCCAACTCAGAGTCTTCCAG TGCATCGAGGTCATTAAGCCGGACACCACCAAGGAATAAGGAAGATGACTTCGAAATTCATCGTAAAGAAGATTCTGTCCTCAAGAAGAGACAGTACAGGTCAAACAGAGATCCCTCAAGTTCTGAAGATGAG GGCCCAGCACGCAATGCTGGCGGGGATCATCGGGGAGGGGGAGGCTCCCCTCGCCGATCCTCACCTCGCTTTGCTCGGCGGTCCATCTCCCCTCGCCGGGGCAGAAGGAGTCCATCTCCTCGTTACCGACGCAG GTCTCCGAGTCCACGCCGCCACAGCCCCAGCCCCCCAAGATTCCACCGGAGGTCCATCAGTCCCCGTCCCAGGCGGTCAATGAGTCCCAAGGGCAGCCCCAGGATGCGGCGGTCACCTAGCCCTCGGGGCAGGATGTCCCCACCCATGAGGAGGGGCCGCTCCCCCAGCCCCAGAGGACGAAGGTCAACCAGCCTAAGAGGGCGAAGGTCACCAAGTCCTAGGGGCCGGAGGTCATTAAGCCCAAGGGGTCGGCAGTCAATCAACTCCAGAAACCGCAGGTCACCAAGTCCTAGAGGAAGAAGGTCAGCAAGTCCAAGGCGGAGGCCCTTGTCGCCCCCACAGAG GTACCGTACCTCTCGTTCACGGTCACCAGTTCGCAAGAAGCACCGCAGTTCCTCTAGGTCcccgcgaagaggaggaggccctGTGGCGCCCCTCCCAGCCACCACCaagaaacacaacatcaataaTGCAAGTCGCCTAATGCAGCTTGCCAACTACTCAGCAGACACAATAAAGGAAGTCCAGTACAAGCTGACCAGGAA TGATGACTCAGACTCGGGCGATGCCAGGCCGGACCGCAGGCCATCCAAACGGAGGTCTCGCTCGATGGCTGACTCCACGTCCCCAAGGCAGAGGAGGCGATTGGACTCAGGCTCAGCTGATGGCTCtgctgaggaagaagaggaggatgatgacGGCTCCTCCAGCAGAGAGTCATCACCtgttgagaagaagaagaagaaaaagaagaagaagcataagaagaaggagagtagCTCAGATTCTGAT ctctcagaggcagaagaaaagaagaagaaaaagaaagacaagaagaagaagcacaagaaacacaaaaaacaaaagaaacacaagaagCACAGACATGAG GAGTCTGAGAGTGAGTCAGAGGAAAGCGTCGGAGGGGAGGAGCTGGAGCGCAAGCTAAGAGAGAAGGCGCTGCTCTCCATGAAGCGCCAGGAGCGGTCCTCAGCGGCCTCAGATTCAGACTAA
- the LOC127007245 gene encoding serine/arginine repetitive matrix protein 1-like isoform X4 codes for MCLCFQNPDPRKMQIMLTGFLNGKNARIFMGELWDLLLSAQASPSGIPKQFLDQKKEELKKKMEEEERLQKIQEARRERDKEKEKEKERDRDRDKERDKDRKERRSRSRDKSSRSSRRDRSRSPRSKDDKKDPKKESSSRWDKKDDGSKPKEEKKETNGDASSKEKSSVGKSPKHEGSPKPDAAVAAAATTGAAKQEKTEPPAKKERNDRSERGHSRDRKSSRRSDRSPRGRSPRKDDDRRRRSSPRKRSPSPRKHSPAHRKRSPSPRKRSPIERKPSPGPRKRSPPPRKRSSTPHKRSGSPRKRSPSPRPKPRRRPSRSPSSNSESSSASRSLSRTPPRNKEDDFEIHRKEDSVLKKRQYRSNRDPSSSEDEGPARNAGGDHRGGGGSPRRSSPRFARRSISPRRGRRSPSPRYRRRSPSPRRHSPSPPRFHRRSISPRPRRSMSPKGSPRMRRSPSPRGRMSPPMRRGRSPSPRGRRSTSLRGRRSPSPRGRRSLSPRGRQSINSRNRRSPSPRGRRSASPRRRPLSPPQRYRTSRSRSPVRKKHRSSSRSPRRGGGPVAPLPATTKKHNINNASRLMQLANYSADTIKEVQYKLTRNDDSDSGDARPDRRPSKRRSRSMADSTSPRQRRRLDSGSADGSAEEEEEDDDGSSSRESSPVEKKKKKKKKKHKKKESSSDSDLSEAEEKKKKKKDKKKKHKKHKKQKKHKKHRHEESESESEESVGGEELERKLREKALLSMKRQERSSAASDSD; via the exons ATGTGTCTTTGTTTTCAGAATCCAGACCCTCGGAAGATGCAGATCATGCTTACGGGGTTCCTTAATGGTAAGAACGCAAGGATCTTCATGGGAGAGTTGTGGGACCTGCTTCTCTCTGCTCAGGCCAGTCCATCAGGGATTCCTAAACAGTTCCTTGACCAGAAGAAGGAAGagctgaaaaagaaaatg gaggaggaagagagactacAAAAGATCCAAGAAGCGAGGCGAGagcgagataaagagaaggagaaagagaaagagcgagacaGAGATCGAGACAAAGAGCGGGacaaagataggaaagaaag gAGGAGCCGCAGCAGAGACAAGTCTTCCCGCAGCTCTCGTCGTGACCGTTCACGCTCCCCTCGCTCCAAGGACGACAAGAAGGACCCTAAGAAAGAGTCATCTAG CAGATGGGACAAGAAGGATGATGGAAGCAAGcctaaggaagagaagaaggagaccaATGGAGATGCATCCTCCAAAGAGAAATCCTCTGTTGGCAAGTCACCAAAGCATGAGGGCTCCCCAAAACCAGACGCAGccgtggcagcagcagcaacaacaggagCGGCGAAGCAGGAGAAAACAGAGCCTCCAGCGAAAAAGGAGCGCAATGATCGGAGTGAGAGGGGCCACTCAAGGGACAGGAAGAGCAGCAGGAGATCTGACAG gtCACCAAGAGGTCGATCCCCAAGAAAGGATGATGATCGCAGACGCAGGAGCTCTCCTCGGAAGCGGTCCCCAAGCCCAAGGAAACACTCTCCAGCCCACCGCAAGAGATCCCCCAGCCCCCGCAAGCGGTCCCCTATCGAGCGCAAACCCTCCCCCGGCCCTCGCAAGCGCTCCCCACCACCACGCAAGCGCTCCTCCACCCCACACAAAAGGTCAGGAAGCCCCAGGAAGCGTTCACCTTCTCCCAGGCCCAAACCCCGAAGACGTCCCTCGCGATCCCCAAGTTCCAACTCAGAGTCTTCCAG TGCATCGAGGTCATTAAGCCGGACACCACCAAGGAATAAGGAAGATGACTTCGAAATTCATCGTAAAGAAGATTCTGTCCTCAAGAAGAGACAGTACAGGTCAAACAGAGATCCCTCAAGTTCTGAAGATGAG GGCCCAGCACGCAATGCTGGCGGGGATCATCGGGGAGGGGGAGGCTCCCCTCGCCGATCCTCACCTCGCTTTGCTCGGCGGTCCATCTCCCCTCGCCGGGGCAGAAGGAGTCCATCTCCTCGTTACCGACGCAG GTCTCCGAGTCCACGCCGCCACAGCCCCAGCCCCCCAAGATTCCACCGGAGGTCCATCAGTCCCCGTCCCAGGCGGTCAATGAGTCCCAAGGGCAGCCCCAGGATGCGGCGGTCACCTAGCCCTCGGGGCAGGATGTCCCCACCCATGAGGAGGGGCCGCTCCCCCAGCCCCAGAGGACGAAGGTCAACCAGCCTAAGAGGGCGAAGGTCACCAAGTCCTAGGGGCCGGAGGTCATTAAGCCCAAGGGGTCGGCAGTCAATCAACTCCAGAAACCGCAGGTCACCAAGTCCTAGAGGAAGAAGGTCAGCAAGTCCAAGGCGGAGGCCCTTGTCGCCCCCACAGAG GTACCGTACCTCTCGTTCACGGTCACCAGTTCGCAAGAAGCACCGCAGTTCCTCTAGGTCcccgcgaagaggaggaggccctGTGGCGCCCCTCCCAGCCACCACCaagaaacacaacatcaataaTGCAAGTCGCCTAATGCAGCTTGCCAACTACTCAGCAGACACAATAAAGGAAGTCCAGTACAAGCTGACCAGGAA TGATGACTCAGACTCGGGCGATGCCAGGCCGGACCGCAGGCCATCCAAACGGAGGTCTCGCTCGATGGCTGACTCCACGTCCCCAAGGCAGAGGAGGCGATTGGACTCAGGCTCAGCTGATGGCTCtgctgaggaagaagaggaggatgatgacGGCTCCTCCAGCAGAGAGTCATCACCtgttgagaagaagaagaagaaaaagaagaagaagcataagaagaaggagagtagCTCAGATTCTGAT ctctcagaggcagaagaaaagaagaagaaaaagaaagacaagaagaagaagcacaagaaacacaaaaaacaaaagaaacacaagaagCACAGACATGAG GAGTCTGAGAGTGAGTCAGAGGAAAGCGTCGGAGGGGAGGAGCTGGAGCGCAAGCTAAGAGAGAAGGCGCTGCTCTCCATGAAGCGCCAGGAGCGGTCCTCAGCGGCCTCAGATTCAGACTAA